A single genomic interval of Rhinatrema bivittatum chromosome 12, aRhiBiv1.1, whole genome shotgun sequence harbors:
- the CDK5R1 gene encoding cyclin-dependent kinase 5 activator 1, translating to MGTVLSLSPAYRKAPLFEDGPATVGHYTAVHNSKNAKDKSLKRHSLISVLPWKRIVAVSAKKRSSKKVQPNSSYQNNITHLNNENLKKSLSCANLSTFAQPQPTQPPPAQGQPISGCNTTVSSVKKAAPPHPVPAGSPKRVVVQASTSELLRCLGEFLCRRCYRLKHLSPTDPVLWLRSVDRSLLLQGWQDQGFITPANIVFLYMLCRDVISSEVATEHELQAVLLTCLYLSYSYMGNEISYPLKPFLVESCKEAFWDRCLSIINLMSPRMLQINADPHYFTQVFADLKNENSVEDKNRLLIGLDR from the coding sequence ATGGGCACGGTCCTCTCGCTGTCCCCCGCTTACAGGAAGGCCCCTCTCTTCGAGGATGGCCCAGCCACGGTGGGCCACTACACGGCCGTGCACAACAGCAAGAACGCCAAGGACAAGAGCCTGAAGAGGCACTCCCTCATCTCAGTGCTGCCCTGGAAGAGGATTGTGGCCGTCTCAGCCAAGAAGAGAAGTTCCAAGAAGGTGCAGCCTAACAGCAGCTACCAGAACAACATCACCCACCTCAACAACGAGAACCTGAAGAAGTCCCTCTCCTGTGCCAACCTCTCTACTTTTGCCCAGCCGCAGCCCACTCAGCCCCCCCCAGCACAGGGCCAGCCGATCTCTGGCTGCAACACTACAGTTTCCTCTGTGAAGAAGGCGGCGCCCCCCCACCCAGTGCCCGCGGGATCCCCCAAAAGAGTGGTGGTCCAGGCGTCCACCAGCGAGCTCCTGAGGTGCCTGGGCGAGTTCCTCTGCAGGAGATGCTACAGACTCAAGCACCTGTCGCCCACCGACCCGGTCCTGTGGCTCCGGAGCGTGGACAGGTCCCTGCTCCTGCAAGGCTGGCAAGACCAAGGCTTCATCACCCCGGCCAACATTGTTTTCCTCTACATGCTCTGCCGGGATGTCATCTCCTCGGAGGTGGCCACCGAGCACGAGCTGCAGGCCGTGCTGCTGACTTGCCTTTACCTCTCCTACTCGTACATGGGTAATGAGATCTCCTACCCCCTCAAGCCCTTCTTGGTGGAGAGCTGCAAGGAAGCCTTCTGGGACCGCTGTCTGTCCATCATCAACCTCATGAGCCCCAGGATGTTGCAGATCAACGCTGATCCTCATTACTTCACCCAGGTCTTTGCAGATCTGAAAAACGAGAACAGCGTGGAGGACAAGAACCGGCTCTTGATCGGGCTGGATCGGTGA